The following proteins are co-located in the Candidatus Oleimmundimicrobium sp. genome:
- a CDS encoding transposase family protein, which yields MRQKKAVTRELRDRYRKSSKKEKTIMLDEFIRLTRYSRSYAARALRLKEVLGYMNIRGKRVRLVRDKRKIKRKKKKIYDEGVLVALKEIWKICDYICSKRLAPFLSEIIPALERWGEINLSAKVREKLFKISAATIDRLLTDTRKRYRIKGRSTTRPGTLLKKSIPIRTFADWDEAKPGFFEADLVSHDGGAVRGDFIQSLNFTDISTGWEEMIAVKNKAQRWVFSGIETIKERLPFSILGIDSDNGAEFINAHLIRYCEEHKITFTRSRPYRKNDSCFVEQKNWSVIRRAVGYARYDTDKELSILNELYVYLRLYVNFFQPVRKLIKKERIGSKVIKRYDEAKTPYRRVLASPDIEDEIKMKLKSQYAMLNPAELKRKITKLQDKLLKLNALKQKVREDLLQKSVEPSSRFEYIST from the coding sequence ATGAGGCAGAAAAAGGCCGTAACCAGAGAATTAAGAGATCGATACAGGAAATCATCTAAAAAAGAAAAGACTATTATGTTAGATGAATTTATTAGACTTACCAGGTATAGCCGCTCCTATGCCGCCAGAGCCTTAAGGCTAAAAGAAGTATTAGGGTATATGAATATAAGGGGAAAAAGAGTAAGACTGGTAAGAGATAAGAGAAAAATCAAAAGAAAGAAGAAAAAGATTTATGATGAAGGCGTTCTGGTAGCCTTAAAGGAGATCTGGAAAATATGTGATTATATCTGTTCCAAAAGACTGGCTCCTTTCTTATCCGAGATCATCCCGGCATTAGAAAGATGGGGGGAAATTAACTTAAGTGCTAAGGTAAGAGAAAAGCTCTTCAAGATAAGTGCGGCTACTATCGATAGGCTTCTAACTGATACCAGAAAGAGATACAGAATAAAAGGAAGATCTACTACCAGACCAGGAACTTTATTAAAAAAGAGTATCCCCATTAGGACCTTTGCCGATTGGGATGAGGCTAAACCTGGCTTTTTCGAAGCAGACCTGGTCTCCCATGATGGAGGGGCAGTAAGGGGTGATTTTATCCAGAGTCTAAATTTTACCGATATCTCTACCGGCTGGGAGGAGATGATAGCGGTAAAGAATAAGGCTCAAAGATGGGTCTTTTCCGGCATAGAGACCATAAAAGAGAGATTACCTTTCTCTATCTTAGGGATAGATTCAGACAATGGAGCTGAGTTTATCAATGCCCATCTAATTCGTTATTGTGAAGAGCATAAGATTACCTTTACCCGAAGTAGACCGTATCGGAAGAATGATTCCTGTTTTGTGGAACAGAAGAACTGGTCGGTCATCAGAAGGGCGGTAGGCTATGCCAGATATGATACCGATAAGGAACTTAGCATTTTAAATGAACTGTATGTTTATCTTAGACTCTATGTCAATTTCTTTCAACCGGTTAGAAAACTGATCAAAAAGGAAAGAATAGGAAGTAAAGTTATCAAAAGATATGATGAGGCTAAGACCCCTTACCGAAGAGTTCTGGCCTCTCCTGATATTGAAGATGAGATAAAGATGAAATTGAAAAGCCAATATGCTATGCTAAATCCAGCAGAGCTGAAAAGAAAGATAACTAAATTACAAGATA